In Desulfosediminicola ganghwensis, a single window of DNA contains:
- a CDS encoding RimK family alpha-L-glutamate ligase, translated as MKLAILSCSPQCYSTRRLCEAAEQRGHKVKVLNTLKFAIDLEQGLPDLYYRQKRLSEYNAVLPRIGASITYFGTAVVRQFEQMDVFCANSSASIANSRDKLRSLQILSRHHIGIPQTTFVRDKKDVLPAIERVGGAPVVLKLIEGTQGIGVILANSINTAAGIVELLQSQKQSVLIQKFVKESKGRDIRAFVVGDRVVGAMRRVAQGQEFRSNVHRGGTTEPVILDELYTQTAVRAAQILGLRVAGVDLLEGNDGPQIMEVNSSPGLEGIEGCTQLDIAGAIIDYIAAQVNFPVIDIRQRLTVSSGYGVAEIHIPEGSEYVGKTIKDSGLREKDVVVLTLYRKNKVIPNPRAERELIAGDRLLCFGKLELMRDMTPTKIRRKRRPKVQDLPELPVAEEVYKESGSLDPISISVEKGGSDGDS; from the coding sequence ATGAAGCTTGCTATTCTCTCATGTAGTCCCCAGTGTTATAGCACGCGACGTCTTTGTGAAGCTGCAGAGCAACGAGGACATAAGGTTAAAGTATTAAATACCTTGAAGTTTGCAATTGACCTTGAGCAGGGTTTGCCGGATCTTTACTATCGGCAAAAACGGTTATCTGAATATAATGCGGTCTTGCCAAGAATAGGAGCCTCCATCACCTACTTTGGTACTGCAGTCGTCAGACAATTTGAACAAATGGACGTATTCTGCGCAAATTCGTCTGCGAGTATTGCCAACTCCAGAGACAAATTGCGAAGTCTGCAAATCCTCAGTCGGCATCACATCGGTATTCCGCAAACAACCTTTGTGAGGGACAAAAAAGACGTGCTCCCTGCAATCGAGCGGGTTGGAGGCGCTCCTGTTGTTCTGAAGCTGATTGAAGGGACTCAGGGGATTGGTGTTATTCTGGCAAACTCCATCAATACCGCAGCTGGAATAGTAGAATTGTTACAGAGCCAAAAACAGAGTGTTCTCATCCAAAAATTTGTTAAAGAAAGCAAAGGCAGAGATATCAGAGCCTTTGTTGTCGGTGACAGGGTTGTTGGTGCAATGCGGCGCGTTGCTCAGGGGCAGGAATTTCGCAGCAATGTTCACAGAGGCGGCACGACTGAACCGGTAATACTTGATGAACTGTATACTCAGACAGCTGTCCGCGCGGCCCAGATCCTCGGCCTGCGAGTAGCGGGTGTGGACCTGTTGGAAGGAAATGATGGCCCGCAAATCATGGAAGTGAATTCCTCGCCGGGGCTGGAGGGCATTGAGGGTTGTACGCAGCTTGATATTGCAGGCGCAATAATTGACTACATAGCAGCACAAGTAAACTTTCCGGTAATTGATATTCGTCAACGACTGACGGTGAGCAGTGGGTATGGTGTAGCTGAAATTCATATTCCTGAAGGCTCAGAGTATGTAGGCAAAACAATTAAAGATTCTGGGTTGCGGGAAAAAGATGTAGTGGTGCTTACACTTTATCGAAAGAATAAAGTAATTCCGAATCCCCGTGCTGAGCGTGAATTGATCGCGGGTGATCGCCTGCTTTGTTTTGGTAAACTTGAACTTATGCGCGATATGACCCCTACCAAGATACGTCGTAAACGGAGGCCAAAAGTTCAAGATTTACCTGAGCTTCCTGTTGCTGAGGAAGTGTACAAAGAGTCCGGAAGCCTTGATCCAATTTCCATATCTGTAGAAAAAGGTGGTTCAGACGGTGACTCATAG
- a CDS encoding succinylglutamate desuccinylase/aspartoacylase family protein — MTHRTLKHSHLDWFGEKIGPGESRNVQLAVGESYSSMAVKLQIHIRRGVEDGPVVFVTAALHGDEINGCGAIRNLIQDDEFRLSRGSVILIPVLNLPAFERHSRYLPDRRDLNRSFPGTPDGSLASRMAYTIFNELVSRCDYGIDLHTASVRRTNYPTVRADLANPEVRRLAEAFGSEIIINSKGPKSSFRHEACKAGCPTIVMEGGEVWKVEPGIVETAIRGIKNVLCELKMLDLQIERPSHQVIIEKSKWVRAERGGFLDFHIKPGDIVKKDDPLITNTTILGEEQSTIYAPFDGVVMGMTSLPSISPGEPICNLGKLPKKYSPVKLSKLRADEDGLEQQVLEELGTNVLVVEPPEEF; from the coding sequence GTGACTCATAGAACTTTGAAGCACTCTCATTTAGACTGGTTCGGGGAAAAAATAGGGCCGGGTGAATCACGTAATGTTCAGCTTGCCGTAGGTGAGAGTTACAGCAGCATGGCTGTAAAACTCCAGATCCATATTCGACGGGGAGTTGAGGATGGGCCTGTGGTATTTGTGACTGCAGCCTTACACGGTGACGAAATAAATGGATGTGGTGCCATTCGCAATCTGATCCAGGATGATGAATTCAGGCTCAGCAGAGGCTCTGTAATTCTCATTCCGGTGCTCAATCTTCCCGCTTTCGAACGACATTCACGCTACCTGCCTGATCGTCGCGATCTCAATCGTTCCTTCCCCGGAACTCCTGATGGTAGCCTGGCCAGCCGTATGGCTTATACCATTTTCAATGAACTTGTATCCCGCTGTGATTACGGCATAGATCTACATACGGCATCAGTACGTCGAACGAATTACCCGACCGTGAGAGCCGACTTGGCCAATCCGGAAGTCCGCAGGCTAGCAGAAGCTTTTGGGTCTGAAATCATTATTAACAGTAAGGGACCGAAAAGTTCTTTTCGACATGAAGCATGTAAAGCAGGATGTCCCACAATTGTGATGGAAGGCGGAGAAGTCTGGAAAGTTGAGCCGGGAATTGTCGAAACAGCAATTCGAGGGATCAAAAATGTACTCTGTGAACTCAAGATGTTAGACTTGCAGATAGAACGCCCGTCCCACCAGGTCATTATCGAAAAATCGAAATGGGTCCGTGCAGAACGGGGTGGTTTCCTCGATTTTCACATTAAACCGGGCGATATTGTAAAAAAGGATGATCCGCTTATAACCAACACAACAATCCTGGGCGAAGAGCAAAGCACCATTTATGCCCCTTTTGATGGCGTGGTAATGGGGATGACAAGTCTGCCGTCAATAAGCCCTGGCGAACCTATCTGTAATCTTGGTAAACTCCCGAAAAAATACAGCCCGGTCAAACTCAGTAAGCTTCGTGCTGATGAAGATGGGCTTGAACAGCAGGTTCTCGAAGAACTCGGGACAAATGTGCTGGTGGTCGAACCGCCGGAGGAGTTTTAG
- the mgtE gene encoding magnesium transporter, whose translation MSQRTEPWETLSQLIQDRRDSEIVQFIESLSVSETARAISRLKEVERENLISLLNPEDAAEIIKEIPESQAAEIVGNISTGQAAAIMEELNSDHLVDVLAEMGTDKSESILSEMAQEDAEEARTLLNYAPDVAGGLMISEYLAYRADDTIGDVLADLQDNQEKYKDYNVQYFYVLDSEEKLVGVLRMHNLLFPARKTRLEEIMIHPPLSVSGQATLLELKDFFDEHKLFGVPVVDSDQHLLGVVLPSAVEEGVNRQRTKAYLRLSGIIGGEEFRTMPLTIRSGRRLTWLSMNIVLNIIAASVIAMYQDTLAAVITLAVFLPMVSDMSGCSGNQAVAVSMRELSLGLVKPREILWVILKETRVGIINGIVLGGLLGMAAFLWQGNMWLGIVIGGALAANTLVSVTIGGVLPLILKQVKIDPALVSSPLLTTVTDMCGFFFVLSFASAVLPKLGGM comes from the coding sequence ATGAGCCAGCGCACTGAACCCTGGGAAACCCTCAGCCAGTTAATCCAAGATAGACGTGACTCGGAAATAGTTCAATTTATCGAGTCGCTCAGCGTTTCTGAGACAGCAAGAGCTATCTCACGGCTTAAAGAAGTTGAACGAGAGAATCTGATTTCACTGCTCAACCCTGAAGATGCAGCTGAAATTATAAAAGAAATTCCTGAAAGTCAGGCAGCTGAAATTGTCGGAAATATCTCAACTGGACAGGCCGCAGCAATAATGGAGGAATTGAATAGCGACCATCTCGTTGATGTACTCGCTGAAATGGGAACTGATAAGAGTGAATCAATTCTCTCAGAAATGGCACAGGAGGATGCTGAAGAGGCCAGGACTTTGCTCAATTATGCCCCGGATGTAGCAGGGGGACTCATGATTTCAGAGTACCTGGCCTACAGGGCCGATGATACAATCGGGGATGTTCTTGCAGATCTGCAGGATAATCAGGAAAAATACAAAGATTACAATGTACAGTATTTTTATGTGCTGGATTCCGAGGAAAAGCTGGTTGGTGTCCTGCGGATGCACAACCTGTTGTTTCCTGCGAGAAAAACCAGACTTGAAGAAATAATGATACATCCCCCTCTCAGTGTATCTGGTCAAGCTACTCTTCTTGAGTTAAAAGATTTTTTTGATGAGCACAAATTGTTTGGAGTACCCGTTGTCGACAGTGACCAACACCTTTTGGGGGTTGTACTCCCCAGTGCTGTTGAAGAGGGGGTAAACAGGCAGAGAACTAAAGCCTATTTACGTCTGAGCGGTATCATAGGCGGCGAAGAATTCAGAACCATGCCGCTCACTATACGTTCCGGCAGACGCCTTACCTGGTTGAGTATGAATATAGTTCTCAACATTATAGCGGCCAGTGTCATTGCAATGTATCAGGATACGCTGGCAGCGGTTATCACTTTAGCTGTTTTTCTGCCGATGGTGAGCGATATGAGCGGTTGTTCAGGAAATCAGGCAGTGGCGGTCTCCATGCGTGAATTATCTCTTGGACTGGTTAAACCCCGCGAGATTTTATGGGTAATACTCAAAGAAACCCGAGTTGGCATAATAAACGGCATAGTGTTGGGGGGCCTGCTCGGCATGGCTGCCTTTTTGTGGCAGGGAAACATGTGGCTGGGAATTGTCATTGGTGGGGCGCTGGCTGCAAATACTCTCGTATCAGTCACCATTGGCGGGGTTTTACCCCTGATTCTGAAACAGGTAAAGATTGATCCGGCCCTTGTCTCAAGTCCATTGCTGACTACGGTTACAGATATGTGTGGTTTTTTCTTTGTGCTCAGCTTTGCAAGCGCCGTTTTACCAAAGCTTGGCGGCATGTAA